The Campylobacter concisus genome has a window encoding:
- a CDS encoding cytochrome-c peroxidase: protein MRVLILCIFTITISFCEYSSYEPLTVTKYNEEKAMLGKKLFFDKRLSPNENYSCQTCHNLYWNLSGSNQSSTEKGMLNPPSILNAAANYLFYNDAKKTNLKDQVKESITSRIELNSNNDKVVDTVNSISEYKILFKEIYEDGISLNNIIDAIVEFEKAVLSIDSPFDHFISGDDNAISNEAKKGFDIFNKIGCVACHNGRNLGGNLMQDLGHNKISALDTNKRLRRVPSLRNIAKTAPYLSHGEMSDLKETLRYVSYYQLGHELSKDEMDALYAFLLTLNGKRPRILNEY, encoded by the coding sequence ATGAGAGTTCTTATACTTTGTATTTTTACCATTACCATATCATTTTGCGAGTATTCATCATATGAGCCACTTACGGTCACAAAATACAATGAAGAAAAAGCCATGCTTGGTAAAAAGCTTTTTTTCGATAAGAGATTAAGCCCAAATGAAAACTACTCTTGCCAAACTTGCCATAACTTATATTGGAATTTGAGTGGAAGCAATCAAAGCAGCACAGAAAAAGGTATGCTAAATCCTCCAAGTATCTTAAATGCAGCAGCAAATTATTTGTTTTATAACGATGCAAAAAAGACAAACCTAAAGGATCAGGTAAAAGAGTCTATAACATCAAGAATAGAGTTAAACTCAAACAACGATAAGGTAGTAGATACAGTAAACAGCATCTCTGAGTATAAAATTTTATTTAAAGAAATTTATGAGGACGGCATCAGTCTTAATAATATTATTGATGCGATAGTTGAGTTTGAAAAAGCAGTTTTAAGTATTGATTCGCCATTTGACCATTTTATATCTGGTGATGATAATGCCATAAGTAACGAAGCTAAAAAAGGCTTTGATATATTTAATAAAATAGGTTGTGTCGCTTGCCATAACGGTAGGAATTTAGGAGGGAATTTGATGCAAGACCTTGGGCATAATAAAATTTCCGCCCTAGATACAAATAAAAGGCTAAGAAGAGTACCTTCCCTAAGAAATATCGCAAAAACAGCCCCTTATCTATCTCATGGAGAGATGAGCGACCTAAAAGAGACATTACGTTATGTTAGTTACTATCAGCTTGGACACGAACTTAGTAAAGATGAGATGGATGCGCTATATGCTTTTTTACTAACGCTAAATGGCAAACGCCCAAGGATACTAAATGAGTACTAA
- a CDS encoding type II secretion system protein, which produces MRKGFTMIELIFVIVILGILAAVAIPRLAATRDDAEIAKTATNIQTLISDLGSYYTSQGEFASDASKMSNVKSPIEIKNKKCLTVGTGNSTSGEIGLTIGEDGLCAKVWELPGLANVKTLIKSSDNKTTDTLKFGGMGINYNK; this is translated from the coding sequence ATGAGAAAAGGTTTTACAATGATCGAGTTGATCTTCGTGATCGTTATTTTGGGTATATTAGCCGCAGTTGCTATACCAAGACTAGCTGCAACAAGGGATGATGCAGAGATAGCTAAAACTGCTACAAATATACAAACACTTATTTCTGATTTGGGTTCTTATTACACTTCACAAGGTGAATTTGCTAGTGATGCTTCTAAAATGTCAAACGTAAAAAGCCCGATAGAAATAAAAAATAAAAAGTGTTTGACAGTAGGTACTGGAAATTCAACAAGCGGAGAGATAGGACTAACCATAGGAGAAGATGGTCTTTGTGCAAAAGTTTGGGAATTACCAGGTCTAGCAAATGTCAAAACATTAATTAAAAGCAGTGACAATAAGACAACTGACACGCTTAAATTTGGTGGCATGGGTATAAATTACAATAAATAA
- a CDS encoding type II secretion system protein — translation MKKAFTMIELIFVIVILSIIAVVAVPRLAATRDDAEIAKAAMNIQTLIADIGSYYTAQGKFSANISDMSNVLQPIYAKRDKCLDITTLNSANGTISVNLSTSGLCEKVWSLPALEATKELIAGTAGGTKDVNTIRFGGTGIKYQY, via the coding sequence ATGAAAAAAGCTTTTACTATGATCGAGCTGATCTTTGTAATTGTTATTTTAAGTATCATAGCAGTAGTTGCCGTGCCAAGACTAGCTGCAACAAGAGATGATGCTGAGATAGCTAAAGCCGCTATGAATATACAAACTCTCATCGCTGACATTGGCTCATACTACACTGCACAAGGAAAATTTTCAGCAAATATCTCTGATATGTCAAATGTCTTGCAACCCATATATGCTAAAAGAGACAAATGCTTAGATATAACTACTTTAAATAGTGCAAATGGCACAATAAGCGTTAATCTATCAACCAGTGGTCTTTGCGAAAAAGTATGGAGTTTGCCAGCACTTGAAGCTACAAAAGAGCTGATCGCTGGTACTGCTGGTGGCACTAAGGATGTGAATACTATAAGATTTGGTGGTACTGGCATAAAGTATCAATACTAA
- a CDS encoding MATE family efflux transporter: MDLLKDPLNKLIISLSLPAGVGMMFNTLYNVTGTFFAAKISTIAVAGMAMSFLLYLSIVGIGLGFGSALTALIGNSLGANKPKMAKLYASNGIIFVLVFAIFMGLCGYLLAPNLLILLGADHHYIKEALDYAGVIFLAAPFFLLIKSLNGVLVALGDTKSYRNWLFLGLFINAFFCYLFAFSFALGVKGLALATASVQFLGMIYLFLKVRKSKMIDPRNLGYFVPNFAVWAKILKQALPACLNYLSMSLGSLVLLKFVSFYGVNAVAGYGIALRIEQILVLPTIGMAAGVLSIISRNYGAKSFQRVLQCYKLSLLFLLIYCVFAYIFIRLFGESAIRLFDSTPAVLEVAKLYLGINSLAYMAYGTINISGSTLQAIKRPVAIFLLNGFRQLVLQCSLFYAVVFWLGLEIKFMWLALFFSVYFTAICFLAWTLFRLKRATSASF; encoded by the coding sequence ATGGATTTATTAAAAGACCCGCTAAATAAACTAATCATCTCGCTCTCGCTGCCAGCTGGAGTGGGCATGATGTTTAACACCCTTTACAACGTCACTGGCACATTTTTCGCCGCTAAAATTTCTACCATAGCCGTCGCTGGCATGGCGATGAGCTTTTTGCTCTATCTAAGTATCGTTGGCATCGGGCTTGGCTTTGGCTCGGCACTCACCGCGCTAATAGGCAACAGCCTAGGCGCAAACAAACCAAAAATGGCTAAACTTTACGCCTCAAATGGCATCATCTTTGTGCTAGTTTTTGCCATTTTTATGGGGCTTTGTGGCTACTTGCTAGCGCCAAATTTACTAATCCTTTTAGGCGCTGATCACCACTACATCAAAGAGGCACTTGACTACGCTGGCGTCATCTTTCTTGCAGCTCCATTTTTCTTGCTTATAAAATCGCTTAACGGCGTTTTAGTCGCGCTTGGCGATACTAAAAGCTACCGCAACTGGCTATTTTTAGGCCTTTTTATCAACGCATTTTTTTGCTATCTTTTTGCCTTTAGCTTTGCTCTTGGCGTAAAGGGCCTTGCTCTAGCAACGGCTAGCGTGCAGTTTTTAGGCATGATCTATCTCTTTCTTAAAGTAAGAAAGAGCAAGATGATAGATCCTAGAAATTTAGGCTACTTCGTACCAAATTTCGCCGTCTGGGCAAAGATACTAAAGCAAGCCTTGCCAGCTTGTCTAAACTACCTCTCAATGTCGCTTGGCTCGCTCGTGCTTTTAAAATTTGTGAGCTTTTACGGCGTCAATGCAGTGGCAGGTTATGGCATAGCCTTAAGGATCGAGCAAATTTTAGTGCTTCCAACCATCGGCATGGCAGCAGGAGTGCTTAGCATCATCTCAAGAAACTACGGCGCTAAGAGCTTTCAAAGAGTATTGCAGTGCTACAAACTATCGCTTCTTTTTTTGCTCATCTACTGCGTCTTTGCCTACATCTTTATAAGGCTTTTTGGCGAGAGCGCGATCAGGCTCTTTGACAGCACGCCAGCCGTGCTTGAGGTAGCCAAACTCTACCTTGGCATCAACTCACTTGCCTACATGGCTTACGGCACGATAAACATCTCAGGCAGCACTTTGCAGGCGATAAAACGCCCAGTGGCGATCTTTTTGCTAAATGGCTTTAGACAGCTCGTGCTTCAATGCTCGCTCTTTTACGCGGTGGTCTTTTGGTTGGGGCTTGAGATCAAATTTATGTGGCTGGCGCTCTTTTTTAGCGTCTATTTTACGGCGATTTGCTTTTTGGCTTGGACGCTTTTTAGGTTAAAAAGAGCTACGAGCGCAAGCTTTTAA
- a CDS encoding metal ABC transporter permease, which translates to MSEILELNFMQNAFIAGILVSIICGMIGSLVVINKMTFIAGGIAHGAYGGIGLAFFFSLEPLFGASIFSLFLALIIATITLKDKTNIDSVIGAIWAIGMAIGIIFIDLTPGYNADLMSYLFGSILAVSGTDIAFMSVLDLLFLALIALFYRQFVAISFDAEFAKLRGVNTTFFHYLLVCMMALCVVATIRVVGLILVIALLTIPPYIAQIFAKRLGLMMLISTIFSIIFCFIGLVISFYFNLTGGASIILVASLCFFAFSFKFKSLRS; encoded by the coding sequence ATGAGTGAAATTTTAGAGTTAAATTTTATGCAAAATGCCTTTATTGCTGGCATTTTAGTAAGCATAATATGCGGCATGATAGGCTCGCTTGTCGTGATAAATAAGATGACTTTCATCGCTGGAGGCATTGCACACGGCGCATATGGCGGCATAGGGCTTGCATTTTTCTTCTCACTCGAGCCACTTTTTGGAGCGAGCATATTTTCACTATTTTTAGCGCTCATCATCGCCACGATCACGCTAAAAGATAAGACAAACATCGACTCTGTAATAGGCGCTATTTGGGCGATTGGCATGGCGATTGGCATCATTTTCATCGATCTAACGCCTGGCTATAACGCCGATCTTATGAGCTATCTTTTTGGCTCGATACTTGCAGTTAGCGGCACAGATATCGCGTTTATGAGCGTTTTAGACCTCTTGTTTTTGGCTCTTATCGCACTTTTTTACCGCCAGTTTGTGGCGATCAGCTTTGATGCGGAATTTGCAAAACTTCGCGGGGTAAATACGACATTTTTTCACTATCTGCTAGTTTGTATGATGGCGCTTTGCGTGGTGGCTACGATCCGCGTGGTGGGGCTCATACTTGTAATCGCGCTACTTACCATACCTCCATATATTGCGCAAATTTTTGCCAAAAGACTAGGGCTAATGATGCTAATCTCAACCATTTTTTCTATCATTTTTTGCTTTATCGGCCTTGTGATCAGCTTTTACTTTAACCTCACAGGCGGAGCTAGCATCATCTTAGTCGCCTCGCTTTGCTTTTTTGCGTTTAGCTTTAAATTTAAAAGCTTGCGCTCGTAG
- a CDS encoding metal ABC transporter ATP-binding protein has protein sequence MKDIIKIRNLNFSYDKQVVLEDINLDYSSDEFLAIIGPNGGGKSTLLKLILGLLKPQSGEIKLFGKEPSEVSKFIGYVPQNFLSNQSFPMMVLEVVLMGLIDKKIFGFYSKDEKALALSALEKVGMREFANARIGELSGGQRQRVYIARALCANAKVLILDEPTASIDTKGQAEIYEILKGINANGVGVVLVSHDLNIVLNYATKIAYVSKNLHIHKTHENLAKREFIEHLARTHSHFCDVEIALGECGCEKTKSNVFKF, from the coding sequence TTGAAAGATATTATAAAAATTAGAAATTTAAACTTTAGCTACGATAAACAAGTCGTTTTAGAGGATATTAATTTAGACTATAGTAGCGACGAGTTTTTAGCGATAATCGGCCCAAATGGCGGTGGCAAAAGCACGCTTTTAAAGCTCATTTTGGGTCTGCTTAAGCCTCAAAGTGGCGAGATCAAGCTCTTTGGTAAAGAGCCAAGCGAGGTTAGTAAATTTATAGGCTACGTGCCGCAAAATTTCCTCTCAAATCAAAGTTTTCCGATGATGGTTTTAGAAGTCGTTTTAATGGGGCTAATCGATAAAAAAATCTTTGGCTTTTACTCAAAAGATGAAAAAGCCTTAGCGCTAAGTGCCCTTGAGAAGGTTGGTATGAGGGAGTTTGCAAACGCGAGAATCGGCGAGCTAAGTGGCGGTCAAAGACAGCGTGTCTATATCGCTAGAGCGCTTTGCGCAAACGCAAAAGTGCTTATCTTAGACGAACCAACGGCAAGCATCGACACAAAAGGACAGGCTGAAATTTATGAAATTTTAAAGGGCATAAACGCAAATGGCGTGGGCGTGGTTTTGGTAAGTCACGACCTAAATATCGTGCTAAATTATGCTACAAAGATCGCTTACGTGAGTAAAAATTTACACATCCATAAAACGCATGAAAATCTTGCAAAGAGGGAATTTATCGAGCATCTAGCTAGAACGCATAGCCATTTTTGTGATGTCGAGATCGCACTTGGCGAGTGCGGCTGCGAAAAAACAAAGAGCAATGTTTTTAAATTTTAA
- a CDS encoding nickel/cobalt transporter: protein MLARLIVICLLAINAFGCALCSLYSPTAHVSAKFVAHENNITQIAFTWTFSQNFSDLMKQNFDLNQDEKIDEKELRKIRLNLLDYLVPRHYLTDIEYYYKDENATKIELNLNEYKLYFDEGRLKFDVSFKTNLLIADDLVVSVDMEDKEGYFNFKFTQNNAFLVGKSFWAIPNSNSNLIFFTFSSKEAAKAHNEKPALKELLKEPVAGASDENLSQIDKIDEAKFDIVSKTSLSLLDRLKQILRSVDYKSPLALLFLAFISFGYGFLHAAGAGHGKVLTSSYFAATGGSYKRAFLFALKIGFLHVVGAFVFVFASFLLLREVSSDLTKDTASITTAFSGVVIFFVAIFMLVKKIKFYLSNKNETKFYIFRSNLSQNLSKNTKFKSECGCQICSTKKPKSKEEWLVAAAAALVPCPGTILVFVLANEIGSYFAGVISGVFMALGMSVVIFVAAVFGSKISTNIKLKKFKIYAEFAALGIMLWLGLFIFVTTFTQKSLF from the coding sequence ATGTTAGCACGCCTGATCGTCATTTGCCTACTTGCGATAAATGCCTTCGGGTGTGCTCTATGCTCGCTTTATAGCCCAACAGCTCACGTTAGCGCGAAATTTGTCGCACACGAAAATAACATCACGCAGATAGCCTTTACTTGGACCTTTTCGCAAAATTTCTCAGATCTTATGAAGCAAAATTTTGACCTCAATCAAGATGAAAAGATAGATGAAAAAGAGCTTAGAAAGATCCGCTTAAATTTGTTAGACTACCTCGTGCCAAGGCACTATCTAACGGACATTGAGTACTATTACAAAGACGAAAATGCCACGAAAATCGAGCTAAATTTAAATGAGTACAAGCTCTATTTTGACGAGGGCAGGCTTAAATTTGACGTGAGCTTTAAGACAAATTTATTGATCGCTGACGACCTTGTCGTGTCGGTTGATATGGAGGACAAGGAGGGCTATTTTAACTTCAAATTCACGCAAAATAACGCATTTTTGGTGGGTAAAAGCTTCTGGGCGATACCAAATTCAAACTCAAATTTGATATTTTTTACATTTTCAAGCAAAGAAGCAGCCAAAGCTCACAACGAGAAGCCAGCGCTTAAAGAGCTGCTAAAAGAGCCAGTAGCAGGCGCGAGCGATGAGAATTTAAGCCAGATAGATAAGATCGATGAGGCGAAATTTGACATCGTCTCAAAAACTAGCCTAAGCTTGCTTGATAGGCTAAAGCAAATTTTAAGAAGCGTGGATTACAAAAGTCCACTTGCGCTGCTATTTTTGGCATTTATATCATTTGGCTATGGCTTCTTGCACGCTGCTGGAGCAGGCCATGGCAAGGTGCTAACAAGCTCATATTTTGCCGCAACTGGAGGCAGCTACAAAAGGGCGTTTTTATTTGCCTTAAAGATCGGCTTTTTGCACGTCGTGGGCGCATTTGTCTTTGTCTTTGCTAGCTTTTTACTGCTTCGTGAAGTAAGCAGCGACCTCACAAAGGACACTGCTAGCATAACGACTGCGTTTTCAGGAGTTGTGATCTTTTTTGTGGCGATTTTTATGCTCGTTAAAAAGATTAAATTTTACCTTTCAAACAAAAATGAGACTAAATTTTATATTTTTAGATCAAATTTAAGCCAAAATTTGAGTAAAAATACAAAATTTAAAAGTGAATGTGGCTGTCAAATTTGCTCAACTAAAAAGCCAAAGAGCAAAGAAGAGTGGCTAGTAGCGGCTGCTGCGGCTCTGGTGCCCTGTCCAGGCACGATCTTAGTCTTTGTGCTGGCAAATGAGATAGGTAGCTACTTTGCAGGCGTGATAAGTGGCGTATTTATGGCGCTTGGCATGAGCGTGGTGATATTTGTAGCGGCAGTTTTTGGCTCAAAGATCAGCACGAACATTAAGCTAAAAAAGTTTAAAATCTACGCAGAATTTGCAGCCCTTGGCATCATGCTTTGGCTTGGACTTTTCATTTTTGTCACGACATTTACGCAAAAGAGTCTGTTTTGA
- a CDS encoding metal ABC transporter solute-binding protein, Zn/Mn family produces the protein MRKIIVFLAVCALSLFAKPVVTTSILPTKFFVEQIAGDTLDVNAMVGKGADPHTYEPKPKQMKELEKSELYFAIGIEFEDAWLDRFSKTFKNLRIVKTQEGIEKIAMSEEHEHEEHHEHKHEGEHKHEHHDHEGEHHHHHHDGLDPHIWLDPILVKTQADNIAKALIEKFPQNAKLYEENLAKFKASLDELDSFIKNELKDVKTREFIVYHPSWGYFAKRYNLEQIAIEIEGKEPKPAELKELIEEAKEHGVKVIFVAPQFPTKAANLIAKETGSKVVMIDQLPENWLAEMKKTAEIFAKSL, from the coding sequence ATGAGAAAAATTATCGTTTTTTTAGCTGTTTGTGCTTTGTCTCTTTTTGCAAAGCCGGTTGTGACTACTAGCATACTGCCAACGAAATTTTTTGTCGAGCAGATCGCTGGAGATACGCTAGATGTAAATGCGATGGTTGGCAAAGGCGCTGATCCGCACACTTATGAGCCAAAGCCAAAGCAGATGAAGGAGCTTGAAAAGAGCGAGCTTTACTTTGCTATCGGCATCGAGTTTGAGGACGCGTGGCTGGATCGCTTCTCAAAGACGTTTAAAAATTTACGCATCGTAAAGACGCAAGAGGGTATCGAAAAGATCGCTATGAGCGAGGAGCATGAACATGAAGAGCACCACGAGCACAAGCACGAGGGTGAGCATAAGCATGAGCACCATGACCACGAGGGCGAGCACCATCATCACCACCATGACGGTCTTGATCCGCATATCTGGCTTGACCCTATCCTAGTAAAAACTCAAGCTGATAACATCGCAAAGGCGCTAATAGAGAAATTCCCGCAAAATGCAAAGCTTTATGAGGAGAATTTGGCTAAATTTAAAGCTAGCCTTGACGAGCTTGATAGCTTTATCAAAAACGAGCTAAAAGATGTCAAAACTCGCGAATTTATCGTATATCACCCATCTTGGGGCTACTTTGCAAAGCGCTATAACTTAGAGCAAATAGCCATCGAGATAGAGGGAAAAGAGCCAAAGCCAGCTGAGCTAAAAGAGCTCATCGAAGAGGCTAAAGAGCATGGTGTAAAGGTCATTTTCGTAGCTCCACAATTTCCAACAAAGGCTGCAAATTTGATCGCAAAAGAGACTGGCTCAAAGGTCGTCATGATAGACCAACTGCCTGAAAACTGGCTAGCCGAGATGAAAAAAACGGCTGAAATTTTCGCAAAAAGTCTATAA
- a CDS encoding Fur family transcriptional regulator encodes MNARNFLEEHNIKATTLRIKLVEILQNTKTPLSYDEILESLDANKTTFYRSMEIFEKENLVIKTENNHKSYYELANEAKAYFICDICHKVTNIDMPHLSVAKNIKSAVIKGVCDECDHE; translated from the coding sequence ATGAACGCGAGAAATTTCTTAGAAGAGCACAATATCAAGGCTACAACGCTTCGCATAAAGCTTGTTGAAATTTTGCAAAACACCAAGACGCCGCTAAGCTACGATGAAATTTTAGAGAGCCTTGACGCAAACAAGACGACCTTTTATAGAAGTATGGAAATTTTTGAAAAAGAAAATCTCGTGATAAAAACAGAAAACAACCACAAGAGCTACTACGAGCTGGCAAATGAAGCCAAAGCCTACTTCATCTGCGACATCTGCCACAAGGTGACAAATATCGACATGCCACACCTAAGCGTCGCTAAAAATATAAAAAGCGCCGTGATAAAGGGCGTTTGCGACGAGTGTGATCACGAGTAA
- a CDS encoding acyl-CoA thioesterase yields the protein MRDFIYHVTIPPQAIDMHGHMNNIYYFTLMQEAAFAHSAAVGDTVEAQYKRGEIWLIRKNEAKYIKSAKLMDKIEIHTYTQTEGKATSCRYFEFKKDGELIATGKTEFVYIDLKTNHPKAIPAEIIALYS from the coding sequence ATGAGAGATTTTATATATCACGTCACCATCCCGCCACAAGCCATCGACATGCATGGTCACATGAATAATATCTATTATTTCACGCTTATGCAAGAGGCCGCATTTGCCCACTCCGCCGCTGTTGGCGACACGGTCGAGGCGCAGTATAAAAGGGGTGAAATTTGGCTCATTAGAAAAAATGAAGCAAAATATATAAAAAGCGCAAAGCTGATGGATAAGATAGAAATTCACACCTACACGCAGACTGAGGGCAAGGCGACATCTTGCAGATATTTCGAGTTTAAAAAAGATGGCGAGCTAATAGCAACTGGCAAGACAGAATTTGTCTATATCGATCTAAAGACAAACCACCCAAAAGCTATCCCGGCCGAGATCATCGCACTTTACTCGTGA
- a CDS encoding class I SAM-dependent methyltransferase yields the protein MQNLWDKKASNYQRFDGKISAIQQQIFGKALAWGVDFSGKDILDIGCGTGVWSIFLSKTAKHITGIDSSEKMIEILNEDAKRFGVTNLTSEVCSWREFKPLRHFDIAICTMSPAIASDEDFAKFQNCAKQKLYLGWDKPRSSDLLEPFFEKFGRVLSQKNVVDRLEAWLNEQGIAYKSQILNETRIARRSVQEAAENICWHLEINGAKNYDEKTVLAMLKERFEGEFIDEKIDSQMKLFVF from the coding sequence ATGCAAAATTTATGGGATAAAAAGGCGTCAAACTACCAAAGATTTGACGGCAAGATCAGCGCTATCCAGCAGCAAATTTTTGGTAAAGCCTTGGCTTGGGGAGTTGATTTTAGCGGCAAAGATATCCTTGATATCGGCTGTGGCACTGGCGTTTGGAGCATATTTTTATCAAAAACGGCTAAGCATATAACTGGCATCGATAGCTCAGAAAAGATGATAGAAATTTTAAATGAGGACGCAAAGAGATTTGGCGTGACAAATTTAACCAGCGAGGTTTGCTCGTGGAGAGAATTTAAGCCCCTTAGACACTTTGATATCGCCATTTGCACGATGAGCCCAGCCATTGCAAGCGATGAAGATTTTGCTAAATTTCAAAACTGCGCCAAGCAAAAGCTCTATCTTGGCTGGGATAAACCTAGAAGCTCTGATCTACTTGAGCCATTTTTTGAAAAATTTGGCCGCGTGCTCTCTCAAAAAAACGTAGTAGATAGGCTTGAAGCGTGGCTAAACGAGCAGGGCATCGCTTATAAGAGTCAAATTTTAAACGAAACTAGGATCGCTAGACGAAGCGTGCAAGAAGCAGCTGAAAATATCTGCTGGCACCTTGAGATAAACGGAGCTAAAAACTACGATGAAAAGACGGTTTTAGCGATGTTAAAAGAGAGATTTGAGGGCGAGTTTATAGATGAGAAAATAGACTCACAAATGAAGCTTTTTGTCTTTTAG
- a CDS encoding DMT family transporter produces MRNLSAQNKADIALIVVAIVWGATFLPMANALKTNGVFVMLFCRFFLSAIFMGFVALKFAKKFDKKSVFYGIILGVVLFLSFATQTYALKLTFSSSVAFITGLECVIVPFIAAIFFKNKISIFAIFGAIIAIFGLWLLSGATLALGSGEALALVCAIFYALYTTLNGHFVRKSELYLLVFVVFLTNALLSLVFALFQGSIVPKFDREFFIAIFITTVIGTIFCYFVQTIAQRYTTASKAALFFCLEPVSAGLIGYFFAGELLSIWQIFGAMLIIFGVIFSEFGKQICSKFKL; encoded by the coding sequence ATGAGAAATTTAAGCGCTCAAAACAAAGCCGACATCGCTCTTATCGTAGTTGCCATCGTTTGGGGCGCTACGTTTTTACCCATGGCAAACGCGCTAAAGACAAATGGCGTCTTTGTCATGCTCTTTTGCCGGTTTTTTCTCTCGGCTATCTTTATGGGCTTTGTCGCGCTTAAATTTGCTAAGAAATTTGATAAAAAGAGCGTCTTCTACGGCATTATCCTTGGTGTGGTGCTCTTTTTGTCATTTGCCACGCAAACTTACGCCCTAAAGCTCACATTTAGCTCGAGCGTCGCCTTTATCACGGGGCTTGAGTGCGTGATAGTCCCTTTTATAGCGGCTATTTTTTTTAAAAATAAGATAAGCATTTTTGCTATTTTTGGCGCGATCATCGCTATTTTTGGGCTTTGGCTCTTAAGTGGCGCCACGCTAGCACTTGGGAGCGGCGAGGCACTAGCGCTTGTTTGTGCGATATTTTACGCACTTTATACTACGCTAAATGGCCACTTTGTAAGAAAGAGCGAGCTTTATCTGCTTGTTTTTGTGGTATTTCTCACAAATGCCCTGCTTTCGCTTGTTTTTGCACTTTTTCAGGGCAGTATCGTGCCAAAATTTGATAGGGAATTTTTCATAGCGATATTTATCACGACTGTGATTGGCACTATATTTTGCTATTTTGTGCAAACGATCGCTCAAAGATACACGACCGCTAGCAAGGCGGCCTTGTTTTTCTGCCTAGAGCCAGTCTCTGCTGGGCTAATTGGCTACTTTTTTGCAGGCGAGCTACTTAGCATCTGGCAAATTTTTGGAGCAATGCTCATCATCTTTGGCGTCATTTTTAGCGAATTTGGCAAGCAAATTTGCTCTAAATTTAAGCTCTAA
- a CDS encoding DUF4197 domain-containing protein, with the protein MKRSLVILCGALALNLQAASMDDIINKGVKIATHASSGDYKSLVSEALNAAVSELSKEGFINNATAKIPLPKSLEMASNLAKKVGGEKWAQDLSKSINNAATTAVPKAAEIFSESIKNMSEADVKKLFNGGSDSVTKYLQQSSSQKLKAAFTPIIDKMMSDNSFATAYNGLNSFIGGSVKNNETIKSVKSLAKNLGASEYVPDEGEDLNAYITRKTLDGLFNVMSEKEKGLRSGFSLDSGKKVLDSIFK; encoded by the coding sequence ATGAAAAGATCTCTTGTTATACTTTGTGGCGCGCTTGCTTTAAATCTGCAAGCTGCAAGCATGGATGATATTATAAATAAAGGCGTCAAAATCGCCACTCACGCATCAAGCGGCGACTATAAAAGCTTAGTTAGCGAGGCGCTAAATGCCGCTGTGAGCGAGCTTTCAAAAGAGGGCTTTATAAATAACGCTACAGCTAAAATTCCGCTTCCAAAAAGCCTTGAAATGGCGTCAAATTTAGCCAAAAAAGTGGGCGGAGAGAAGTGGGCGCAGGACCTTAGCAAGTCGATAAACAACGCTGCGACCACGGCCGTGCCAAAGGCTGCTGAAATTTTTAGTGAGAGCATAAAAAATATGAGCGAAGCTGATGTCAAAAAGCTCTTTAATGGCGGCAGCGATAGCGTTACGAAGTATTTGCAGCAAAGCTCCAGCCAAAAGCTAAAGGCGGCATTTACGCCGATAATTGATAAAATGATGAGCGATAATAGCTTTGCAACAGCCTATAATGGGCTAAATTCTTTCATCGGCGGCTCAGTAAAAAACAACGAAACGATAAAATCAGTCAAAAGCCTAGCTAAAAATTTAGGCGCAAGCGAATATGTGCCAGATGAAGGCGAGGATCTAAACGCATATATCACGAGAAAGACGCTAGATGGGCTATTTAACGTGATGAGCGAGAAAGAAAAGGGGCTAAGAAGCGGCTTTAGCCTAGATAGCGGTAAAAAGGTGCTTGACTCGATCTTTAAATGA